A region of Bacteroides sp. DNA encodes the following proteins:
- a CDS encoding polyphosphate polymerase domain-containing protein, which produces MLRNEHKYLVPNRLLDPLRSRVNAFVRPDIFVRDNPEGLSQYTVRSIYFDNRKLETYYEKLGGIFNRRKFRVRGYHGPEPEEQVVLEIKRKIGNKIKKHRAFVDYPNLDDLLLSGNVESYVENSTEKASAHEDAARFLFHLKSKHLVPTCLIAYEREAYHGLLDPGVRVTFDKNLRSRMFPQTSQLFLEEGLRKFFPSHFILEIKYFTEKMPRWARSIIQEFRLRNEALSKYTLGIDAHNTTGSPSTNY; this is translated from the coding sequence ATGCTTCGCAACGAACATAAATATCTTGTCCCTAACAGGCTGCTCGACCCTCTCAGAAGCAGGGTAAATGCTTTCGTCAGGCCCGATATTTTTGTACGCGACAACCCGGAGGGACTTTCACAATATACCGTTCGCAGTATTTATTTTGACAACCGGAAGCTGGAAACCTATTACGAGAAACTGGGGGGTATTTTCAATCGGCGCAAATTCAGGGTGCGTGGCTATCACGGGCCTGAACCGGAAGAACAGGTCGTGCTGGAGATCAAACGAAAGATCGGCAACAAAATAAAAAAACACCGGGCATTTGTCGATTATCCGAATTTGGATGACCTGCTCTTATCCGGAAATGTGGAATCTTATGTTGAAAATTCCACCGAAAAAGCTTCCGCCCACGAAGATGCAGCGCGTTTTCTCTTCCATCTGAAAAGCAAACATTTGGTACCAACCTGCCTTATTGCTTATGAGCGCGAGGCTTATCACGGCCTGTTGGACCCAGGGGTCAGGGTCACTTTCGATAAAAATCTGCGGAGCCGGATGTTTCCCCAGACCTCCCAGCTTTTCCTGGAAGAGGGGCTGCGCAAATTTTTCCCCAGTCATTTTATTCTTGAAATAAAATATTTCACCGAAAAGATGCCACGCTGGGCCCGTTCGATCATACAGGAATTTCGGCTGCGCAACGAAGCCCTGTCAAAATACACCCTGGGCATCGACGCCCACAATACAACAGGCAGCCCTTCCACAAACTATTAA